A part of Lacinutrix sp. 5H-3-7-4 genomic DNA contains:
- the radC gene encoding DNA repair protein RadC: MSNKPTSFSIKNWSQDDQPREKLLYKGKAALSDAELVAILIGSGNREESAVALCKRILASTDNNLSELGKLTIKQLTAFKGIGEAKAISIIAALELGRRRRGSEALERKKITSSKSVFELMQPEIGELPHEEFWIIYLNNSNKVIQKNQLSKGGITGTLVDVRLALKIALEVGAVGIILAHNHPSGTLNPSLADKNLTQKLKTAAQSLDIKVLDHLIITEKAYFSFADESIL, from the coding sequence ATGAGTAATAAACCCACTTCTTTTTCAATTAAAAACTGGTCGCAAGACGACCAGCCAAGAGAAAAACTATTATATAAAGGTAAAGCAGCTTTAAGTGATGCAGAGTTAGTAGCCATACTTATAGGTTCTGGAAACAGAGAGGAAAGCGCAGTTGCATTATGTAAACGAATTTTAGCAAGTACAGATAATAACTTAAGCGAATTAGGTAAATTAACAATAAAACAACTTACAGCATTTAAAGGTATTGGTGAAGCTAAAGCAATTTCTATTATTGCTGCACTAGAGCTAGGTAGAAGGCGTCGCGGAAGTGAAGCTTTAGAACGTAAAAAAATTACTTCAAGTAAATCTGTTTTTGAGTTAATGCAACCAGAAATAGGAGAGTTGCCACACGAGGAATTTTGGATTATTTATTTAAATAACTCTAATAAAGTTATACAAAAAAATCAATTAAGTAAAGGTGGAATTACTGGTACATTGGTAGATGTACGGTTGGCATTAAAAATAGCATTAGAAGTTGGAGCAGTAGGTATAATTCTAGCTCATAATCATCCATCGGGAACTTTAAACCCAAGTCTTGCAGATAAAAATTTAACACAAAAACTCAAAACTGCAGCTCAAAGTCTAGATATAAAAGTTTTAGACCATTTAATTATAACAGAGAAAGCCTATTTTAGTTTTGCAGATGAAAGTATACTTTAA